The following proteins come from a genomic window of Egibacteraceae bacterium:
- the atpD gene encoding F0F1 ATP synthase subunit beta gives MTDTATPPQDTDLEDGRILTVVGPVIDVEFPPGALPPIYTALKFDRTVEGAKQTLTAEIAGHIGDRVARAIVMQPTDGVVRGTKVKNTGAPISVPVGPGILGHLYNVLGDPLDVSPEEISPDTYWPIHRDPPPFDELEPQSKMFETGIKVIDLIEPYVEGGKIGMFGGAGVGKTVVIQEMIYRVAEQHGGVSMFAGVGERTREGNDLMLEMQESGVLEKAALVFGQMDEPPGVRLRVALSALTMAEYFRDEERQDVLLFIDNIFRFVQAGSEVSTLLGRMPSAVGYQPTLANEMGILQERITSTKGRSVTSLQAVYVPADDITDPAPHATFAHLDAQTVLSRSITELGIYPAVDPLDSNSRILDPQVVGQRHYDVATQVQETLQRYKDLQDIIAILGMDELSEDDKVTVTRARRLQRFMSQPFFVGEQFTGRPGKYVDLKETVRGFAEILEGKHDALPEQAFFMAGPIEDVVENAEKMG, from the coding sequence ATGACCGATACCGCCACCCCGCCGCAGGACACCGACCTGGAGGACGGCCGCATCCTGACCGTCGTCGGGCCGGTCATCGACGTCGAGTTCCCGCCCGGAGCCCTACCCCCGATCTACACGGCGCTGAAGTTCGACCGCACCGTGGAAGGCGCCAAGCAGACGCTCACCGCCGAGATCGCCGGCCACATCGGCGACCGGGTGGCCCGGGCCATCGTCATGCAGCCCACCGACGGGGTCGTGCGCGGCACCAAGGTGAAGAACACCGGGGCGCCGATCTCCGTGCCCGTCGGCCCGGGCATCCTCGGCCACCTCTACAACGTCCTCGGTGACCCGCTCGACGTGTCCCCGGAGGAGATCTCCCCCGACACCTACTGGCCGATCCACCGGGACCCGCCGCCCTTCGACGAGCTCGAGCCGCAGTCGAAGATGTTCGAGACCGGCATCAAGGTCATCGACCTCATCGAGCCCTACGTCGAGGGGGGCAAGATCGGCATGTTCGGCGGCGCCGGCGTGGGCAAGACCGTTGTCATCCAGGAGATGATCTACCGCGTCGCCGAGCAGCACGGCGGGGTGTCGATGTTCGCCGGCGTGGGTGAGCGCACCCGCGAAGGCAACGACCTCATGCTCGAGATGCAGGAGAGCGGCGTGCTCGAGAAGGCCGCCCTCGTGTTCGGGCAGATGGACGAGCCGCCGGGCGTGCGCCTGCGGGTCGCCCTGTCCGCGCTCACCATGGCGGAGTACTTCCGCGACGAGGAGCGCCAGGACGTCCTGCTGTTCATCGACAACATCTTCCGCTTCGTGCAGGCCGGCTCGGAGGTGTCCACGCTGCTCGGCCGGATGCCCTCGGCGGTGGGCTACCAGCCCACCCTCGCCAACGAGATGGGCATCTTGCAGGAGCGCATCACCTCGACCAAGGGCCGGTCGGTCACGAGCCTACAGGCCGTGTACGTGCCCGCCGACGACATCACCGACCCCGCCCCGCACGCCACCTTCGCCCACCTCGACGCGCAGACGGTGCTGTCGCGGTCGATCACCGAGCTCGGGATCTACCCGGCGGTGGACCCGCTCGACTCGAACTCGCGCATCCTCGACCCCCAGGTCGTCGGCCAGCGCCACTATGACGTGGCGACGCAGGTGCAGGAGACGCTGCAGCGCTACAAGGACCTGCAGGACATCATCGCCATTCTCGGCATGGACGAGCTCAGCGAGGACGACAAGGTGACCGTCACTCGCGCCCGCCGGCTGCAGCGCTTCATGTCGCAGCCGTTCTTCGTGGGCGAGCAGTTCACCGGCCGTCCTGGCAAGTACGTGGACCTCAAGGAGACCGTCCGCGGCTTCGCCGAGATCCTCGAGGGAAAGCACGACGCGCTTCCCGAGCAGGCCTTCTTCATGGCCGGCCCGATCGAGGACGTCGTCGAGAACGCGGAGAAGATGGGCTGA
- a CDS encoding F0F1 ATP synthase subunit epsilon, which yields MPLQLEIVSPERLAYTDEVDMVVVPGIDGQLGILPNHTRLISALGIGELRIKKGGTEQTLLISGGFVEVRPDKVIVMADLAEHSDEIDEARAAEARRQAEQELESAKDPVDLARVRAALQTALMRERIATRRRTRG from the coding sequence ATGCCGCTTCAGCTCGAGATTGTCAGTCCGGAGCGACTTGCGTACACCGACGAGGTCGACATGGTCGTCGTGCCCGGCATCGACGGCCAGCTCGGCATCCTGCCGAACCACACGCGCCTCATCAGCGCGCTCGGCATCGGCGAGCTGCGGATCAAGAAGGGCGGCACCGAGCAGACCCTGCTCATCTCCGGCGGCTTCGTCGAGGTCCGGCCGGACAAGGTGATCGTCATGGCCGACCTCGCCGAGCACTCCGACGAGATCGACGAGGCTCGTGCCGCCGAGGCGCGTCGCCAGGCCGAGCAGGAGCTCGAGTCGGCGAAGGACCCGGTCGACCTGGCCCGCGTCCGTGCGGCCCTCCAGACGGCGCTCATGCGCGAGCGGATCGCCACCCGCCGCCGCACGCGCGGCTGA